A window from Mycolicibacterium tokaiense encodes these proteins:
- a CDS encoding helix-turn-helix domain-containing protein — translation MADANRDLADFLKRARSAVDPARAGLPTGSRIRRVPGLRREEVALLAGVSTDYYTRLEQGRRINPSTSVLDAIARALELDTTGRAHLGRLVGAPSLRRKAHRPVQRVRPGLYQLLDTLDNTPAMILGRRTDVLAANHAARAVFADFDAMLPRERNYARWMFTTEQARNLFLDWEVQARSAVENLRLDVGRDPNDPAAEELIAELSGRSDEFRTWWSEHRVFQRTYGTKRLHHPVVGELSVDFETFSMPGDADQALFVYTTEAGTPSRDALNLLLSWSSAKPVDSGS, via the coding sequence ATGGCCGACGCCAACCGAGACCTCGCGGATTTCCTGAAGCGCGCTCGCAGCGCAGTCGATCCCGCACGTGCGGGTCTGCCCACCGGCAGCCGGATCCGTCGGGTACCTGGCCTTCGCCGCGAAGAGGTGGCGCTGCTGGCCGGCGTCTCGACCGATTACTACACCCGGCTGGAGCAGGGTCGGCGCATCAACCCGTCGACTTCCGTGCTCGACGCGATCGCGCGTGCCCTGGAACTCGATACGACCGGGCGCGCCCACCTGGGCCGCCTCGTCGGCGCGCCGTCATTGCGGCGTAAGGCGCACCGTCCGGTGCAACGGGTCCGGCCCGGCCTGTACCAGCTGCTGGATACGCTGGACAACACACCGGCGATGATCCTGGGCAGACGCACCGATGTGCTCGCCGCCAACCACGCCGCGCGGGCAGTGTTCGCCGACTTCGACGCCATGCTCCCACGGGAGCGCAACTATGCGCGCTGGATGTTCACCACAGAGCAGGCCCGAAACCTTTTCCTGGACTGGGAGGTTCAGGCCCGATCGGCCGTCGAGAACCTGCGCCTCGACGTCGGGAGGGACCCGAACGATCCAGCTGCTGAAGAACTGATCGCCGAACTGTCCGGCCGAAGTGATGAGTTCCGGACATGGTGGTCGGAGCATCGGGTGTTCCAACGGACGTACGGCACCAAACGTCTGCACCATCCTGTCGTCGGCGAACTCTCCGTCGACTTCGAAACGTTCTCGATGCCCGGTGACGCGGACCAGGCACTGTTCGTCTACACGACCGAGGCCGGCACGCCGTCGCGGGATGCGCTGAACCTGCTACTGAGTTGGAGCTCCGCCAAGCCCGTTGATTCCGGCTCGTAG